The following are encoded together in the Tatumella ptyseos genome:
- the greB gene encoding transcription elongation factor GreB — translation MKTQLITREGYNKLKQELDQLWREERPEVTKKVTWAASLGDRSENADYQYNKKRLREIDRRVRYLRKSLESLRIVDYSPQQEGKVFFGAQVEIENDDGDILAFRIVGYDEIFGRNDYISIDSPMARALLKKEVGDSATVQTPSGPAVWTVNNISYPGIAAENP, via the coding sequence GTGAAAACCCAACTTATCACTCGTGAAGGCTACAATAAGTTAAAACAAGAGCTCGACCAACTTTGGCGAGAAGAACGTCCAGAAGTTACTAAAAAAGTGACTTGGGCCGCCAGTTTGGGTGACCGCAGTGAAAATGCTGACTACCAGTATAATAAAAAGCGTTTAAGAGAGATCGATCGTCGAGTTCGTTATCTTCGTAAAAGCCTCGAATCACTCCGTATTGTTGACTACTCCCCGCAACAAGAGGGAAAAGTTTTCTTCGGTGCACAAGTGGAAATTGAAAATGATGACGGGGATATTCTCGCCTTTCGAATAGTGGGTTATGACGAGATTTTTGGCCGTAATGACTATATCTCGATCGACTCCCCCATGGCTAGGGCCCTACTGAAAAAAGAAGTAGGTGATAGCGCTACCGTCCAGACTCCGTCCGGACCCGCCGTATGGACCGTCAATAACATTAGTTATCCCGGCATCGCTGCGGAAAATCCTTAA
- the nfuA gene encoding Fe-S biogenesis protein NfuA produces the protein MIHITDTAQQHFAKLLTKQEPGTQIRVFVINPGTPTAECGVSYCPPDAVESTDTELKYEFLTAYVDELSAPYLDEAEIDFVTDNLGSQLTLKAPNAKMRKVSDDAPLIERVEYQLQAQINPQLASHGGKVSLMEITPEGYAILQFGGGCNGCSMVDVTLKEGIEKELLATFPELKGVRDLTEHQRGEHSYY, from the coding sequence ATGATTCATATAACCGATACAGCCCAACAGCATTTTGCAAAATTGCTCACTAAGCAAGAGCCGGGAACTCAGATCCGTGTCTTCGTCATTAATCCGGGTACACCTACCGCGGAGTGTGGCGTATCTTACTGCCCGCCAGATGCCGTTGAAAGTACTGATACGGAATTAAAATACGAGTTTCTCACCGCTTACGTCGATGAATTAAGCGCACCTTATTTGGATGAAGCTGAAATTGATTTCGTCACCGACAATCTCGGCTCTCAGCTGACCTTAAAAGCGCCGAACGCTAAGATGCGTAAAGTGTCTGATGATGCGCCATTAATCGAGCGTGTTGAATATCAATTACAAGCCCAGATCAACCCACAGCTTGCAAGCCACGGCGGTAAAGTTTCCCTTATGGAAATCACACCGGAAGGTTACGCTATTTTGCAATTTGGCGGTGGATGTAACGGCTGTTCAATGGTCGATGTCACACTGAAAGAAGGGATTGAGAAAGAGCTTCTCGCGACCTTCCCTGAATTGAAAGGTGTACGTGATTTAACCGAACATCAGCGCGGCGAACACTCTTATTACTAA
- the bioH gene encoding pimeloyl-ACP methyl ester esterase BioH produces the protein MMTLYTQHYGQGIQPLVLLHGWGLNSQVWDFILTPLSPHFSITVIDLPGYGRSQPSDPLSLDEMASHIAPYIPSQSVVLGWSLGGLVAAQLAIDFKEKIKQLIFVASSPCFSERGEWPGITPQVLDNFQTQLATDFRRTIERFIALQSLGTENASLNTRTLKQSIIDQPQASLAVLNRGLSILQHDDLRQKISSIAAPTLRIYGALDSLVPRKSIALTDKLWPASQSIVIEHAAHAPFISHPQEFCEAIIKFAQ, from the coding sequence ATTATGACCCTCTATACACAACATTACGGACAAGGTATTCAACCACTTGTGCTACTGCACGGATGGGGATTGAACTCCCAAGTGTGGGATTTCATTTTAACGCCACTTAGTCCTCATTTTTCAATTACTGTCATCGATCTTCCTGGCTATGGTCGCAGTCAACCCTCAGATCCATTGAGTCTCGATGAGATGGCTAGCCACATTGCACCCTATATTCCTTCACAAAGCGTTGTACTTGGATGGTCTTTAGGCGGGCTGGTGGCCGCACAATTGGCCATCGACTTTAAAGAGAAGATCAAGCAGCTCATTTTCGTTGCTTCGTCTCCTTGTTTTAGCGAAAGAGGGGAATGGCCGGGAATTACGCCACAGGTTTTAGATAACTTTCAAACCCAACTCGCGACTGATTTCCGTCGTACTATCGAGCGGTTTATAGCCTTACAAAGTTTGGGCACAGAAAATGCGTCATTAAATACTCGAACCTTAAAACAGTCGATTATCGACCAGCCTCAAGCTTCACTAGCAGTATTGAATCGTGGGCTTTCCATTTTACAACATGATGACTTACGTCAGAAAATCTCTTCTATCGCTGCGCCGACTCTACGAATCTACGGTGCCTTAGATAGCTTAGTCCCCCGTAAAAGTATTGCGTTAACGGATAAGCTATGGCCGGCTAGCCAATCGATAGTGATAGAACATGCCGCTCATGCACCGTTCATTTCACATCCGCAAGAATTTTGCGAGGCGATTATTAAATTTGCTCAGTAG
- a CDS encoding putative quinol monooxygenase, whose amino-acid sequence MQPLINVIAYITAKPGNETVVERALKAAEQAVQGEAGCQSYVLTQDIQQPRRYVMLECWSSQEALDTHMQQPPFKKLVAEIDGLAELEVVVTKTLSEL is encoded by the coding sequence ATGCAACCTCTAATTAATGTTATTGCTTATATTACCGCTAAGCCAGGTAATGAAACCGTCGTTGAGCGTGCGCTCAAGGCAGCAGAGCAAGCGGTACAAGGTGAAGCCGGCTGTCAATCTTACGTATTAACTCAAGATATTCAGCAACCCCGCCGTTATGTCATGCTGGAGTGTTGGAGCAGTCAGGAAGCATTAGATACACACATGCAGCAACCTCCATTTAAAAAGCTAGTTGCTGAGATCGATGGTTTAGCAGAATTGGAAGTCGTGGTAACGAAAACGCTTAGCGAGCTATAA
- the ompR gene encoding osmolarity response regulator transcription factor OmpR, whose protein sequence is MQENYKVLVVDDDMRLRALLERYLTEQGFQVRSVANAEQMDRLLTRESFHLMVLDLMLPGEDGLSICRRLRSQSNPMPIIMVTAKGEEVDRIVGLEIGADDYIPKPFNPRELLARIRAVLRRQANELPGAPSQEEAVITFGKFKLNLGTREMFREDEPMPLTSGEFAVLKALVSHPREPLSRDKLMNLARGREYSAMERSIDVQISRLRRMVEEDPAHPRYIQTVWGLGYVFVPDGSKA, encoded by the coding sequence ATGCAGGAAAATTACAAAGTTTTAGTTGTCGATGACGACATGCGTTTACGGGCATTACTTGAAAGGTATCTCACCGAACAAGGATTCCAAGTACGTAGCGTAGCGAACGCTGAACAAATGGACCGTTTGTTAACCCGTGAATCTTTCCACCTGATGGTACTCGACCTCATGTTACCGGGAGAGGATGGGTTATCCATCTGTCGCCGTTTGCGTAGCCAAAGTAATCCAATGCCGATTATTATGGTGACGGCGAAGGGTGAAGAGGTTGATAGGATTGTTGGGTTAGAAATCGGTGCCGACGATTATATTCCTAAACCGTTTAATCCACGTGAACTGTTGGCCCGTATCCGCGCGGTTCTACGCCGTCAGGCGAATGAACTGCCTGGTGCGCCTTCTCAGGAAGAGGCGGTCATTACCTTTGGTAAGTTTAAGCTCAACTTAGGGACGCGTGAGATGTTCCGTGAAGACGAGCCTATGCCACTGACCAGCGGAGAATTTGCAGTACTTAAGGCATTAGTCAGCCACCCCCGCGAACCACTTTCAAGAGACAAGCTCATGAATTTAGCGCGTGGCCGTGAGTACAGCGCAATGGAACGTTCCATCGATGTACAAATTTCTCGATTGAGAAGAATGGTTGAGGAAGACCCTGCTCATCCCCGTTATATCCAAACGGTTTGGGGCCTTGGCTACGTCTTTGTTCCAGATGGCAGTAAAGCATGA
- a CDS encoding Tex family protein has product MKKPLSQIIANELQVRIEQVDATIQLYDEGNTIPFIARYRKEVTGGLDDTQLRQLETRLTYLRELDERRQTILNSISEQGKLTDELAQSIEAVLSKTELEDLYLPYKPKRRTRGQIAIEAGLAPLADKLWTSPQLDPEATAAEFINADNGIADTRGALDGARYILMERFAEDASLLAKVRQYLWKNAHLVSKVASGKEAEGAKFRDYFDHHELLATTPSHRALAMLRGRNEGILQLSLNPDPHSEETPKESFGETLISEHLNVRIANAPSDTWRKSVISWTWKIKVLLHLETELMGSLREQAELEAIDVFARNLNALLMAAPAGMRATMGLDPGLRTGVKVAVVDATGKLVATDTVYPHTGQAAKAATAVALLCQQHNVELVAIGNGTASRETERFFIELKKQYPAVTAEKVIVSEAGASVYSASELAALEFPNLDVSLRGAVSIARRLQDPLAELVKIDPKSIGVGQYQHDVSQTQLAKKLDTVVEDCVNAVGVDLNTASVPLLTRVAGLSRMIAQNIVQWRDENGRFMNRQQLLKVARLGPKAFEQCAGFLRINQGDNPLDASTVHPEAYPVVERIIAQTHEQLASLMGNSTTIRALSASQFTDERFGLPTVTDILKELEKPGRDPRPEFKTATFAEGIETMDDLTPGLILEGTVTNVTNFGAFVDIGVHQDGLVHISSLANRFVSDPHEVIKTGEIVKVKVLEVDLGRKRIALTMRLDEQPGETQSRRSAAPEKASPKPARQPSRQSSTQNNSAMGDALAAAFKKK; this is encoded by the coding sequence ATGAAAAAGCCGCTAAGTCAGATCATTGCCAACGAATTGCAGGTCCGCATCGAGCAAGTTGATGCCACGATACAACTCTATGACGAAGGGAACACTATTCCTTTTATCGCCCGCTACCGTAAGGAAGTTACAGGTGGCTTGGACGATACCCAACTCCGTCAATTAGAAACACGTTTAACCTACCTGCGAGAACTTGATGAACGTCGGCAAACTATTCTTAACTCCATTTCTGAGCAAGGTAAATTAACCGACGAACTCGCTCAGTCGATTGAGGCTGTGTTGAGTAAGACTGAACTCGAAGATCTTTATCTACCTTATAAGCCTAAGCGCCGTACGCGCGGACAGATCGCGATCGAGGCAGGTCTCGCGCCGTTAGCGGATAAATTATGGACATCCCCTCAGCTGGATCCTGAAGCCACCGCAGCAGAATTCATTAATGCGGATAACGGTATCGCGGATACACGCGGTGCTTTAGATGGCGCTCGCTATATTCTGATGGAAAGATTTGCTGAAGATGCCTCACTGCTGGCAAAAGTCCGGCAGTATCTCTGGAAAAATGCTCACCTTGTTTCTAAGGTGGCCTCAGGCAAAGAGGCCGAAGGAGCCAAGTTTCGTGATTATTTCGACCATCATGAACTCTTAGCGACAACCCCTTCCCACCGAGCACTCGCCATGCTGCGCGGACGTAATGAAGGCATCTTACAACTCTCGCTAAATCCCGATCCGCACAGCGAAGAGACACCAAAAGAGAGCTTCGGCGAGACGTTAATCAGCGAACACCTCAACGTGCGTATCGCCAATGCTCCGAGTGATACTTGGCGTAAGTCCGTTATTAGCTGGACATGGAAAATTAAAGTGCTGCTGCACTTAGAAACGGAACTGATGGGCTCGCTACGTGAACAGGCTGAGCTAGAAGCTATCGATGTGTTCGCGCGTAATCTAAACGCATTGTTGATGGCCGCACCTGCAGGGATGCGAGCCACGATGGGACTTGATCCCGGATTACGTACTGGCGTAAAAGTGGCCGTCGTAGATGCTACCGGTAAATTAGTCGCCACCGATACAGTCTACCCTCATACCGGACAAGCGGCAAAAGCCGCCACAGCAGTCGCTCTGCTTTGCCAGCAACATAACGTTGAGCTAGTGGCGATAGGTAACGGTACGGCTTCACGGGAAACAGAGCGCTTTTTTATTGAACTCAAAAAACAGTATCCTGCTGTTACCGCAGAGAAAGTCATTGTGAGTGAAGCTGGCGCCTCTGTTTATTCTGCTTCTGAGCTTGCAGCATTAGAGTTTCCAAATCTCGATGTCTCCTTACGCGGCGCTGTCTCGATCGCCCGAAGGCTCCAGGATCCTTTAGCTGAACTGGTAAAAATCGATCCTAAGTCGATCGGGGTTGGCCAATATCAACACGATGTGAGCCAGACACAGTTAGCCAAGAAACTGGATACGGTGGTAGAAGATTGTGTGAACGCCGTAGGGGTTGATCTTAACACTGCCTCCGTACCACTATTGACCCGTGTGGCTGGCTTAAGTCGTATGATTGCGCAAAATATTGTGCAGTGGCGTGACGAAAACGGTCGCTTTATGAATCGCCAGCAACTTCTCAAAGTGGCCCGTCTTGGACCCAAAGCTTTTGAGCAATGTGCTGGGTTTTTACGTATCAATCAAGGGGACAATCCACTGGATGCCTCGACGGTTCACCCTGAAGCCTATCCTGTGGTCGAACGGATCATCGCGCAGACTCATGAACAACTCGCTTCTCTCATGGGAAATAGTACGACTATTCGTGCGCTTTCCGCTTCTCAGTTTACTGATGAACGATTTGGGTTGCCGACGGTTACTGATATCCTTAAAGAACTCGAGAAACCAGGTCGCGATCCCCGCCCAGAGTTTAAGACAGCAACCTTCGCCGAAGGCATCGAAACAATGGATGACCTTACTCCAGGCTTAATTCTAGAAGGAACTGTTACTAACGTCACCAACTTCGGCGCCTTTGTTGATATTGGTGTTCACCAAGATGGACTGGTGCATATCTCTTCATTAGCTAACCGTTTTGTCAGTGATCCACATGAAGTGATCAAAACTGGCGAAATTGTCAAAGTAAAGGTACTTGAAGTTGATCTGGGAAGAAAGCGCATCGCGTTAACCATGCGCCTTGATGAACAACCGGGTGAGACACAATCGCGCCGGAGCGCAGCACCTGAAAAAGCGAGCCCTAAACCAGCGCGCCAACCTTCACGTCAATCCTCGACGCAAAATAATAGCGCAATGGGTGATGCCCTCGCCGCGGCGTTCAAGAAAAAGTAA
- a CDS encoding phosphoribosyltransferase family protein — protein MLPVWHASVGICTWCEQKLLIDQPRCLSCALPTDAVSITCGACQQSLFPWQGTITAASYVPPLSKLLHQFKFSSQTALAAMLSRLILLNYLRYRRDYQWQKPDIIVAVPLHPKRYRQRGFNQSDLLARRLARWLACEYRPNAIRCKKLTATQHTLDKASRQRNLGQVYDVTTSLYGKHVALVDDVLTTGATAREIVRLLQRQQVASVQVWCLCRTL, from the coding sequence ATGCTACCCGTTTGGCATGCATCGGTGGGGATTTGTACTTGGTGCGAACAAAAACTATTGATCGACCAACCGCGTTGCTTAAGCTGTGCCTTACCGACTGATGCCGTAAGTATCACCTGTGGTGCCTGCCAACAATCTCTCTTTCCTTGGCAAGGTACGATTACGGCGGCTAGTTATGTTCCCCCACTCAGTAAACTTCTGCATCAGTTCAAATTTTCATCACAGACAGCACTTGCCGCCATGCTTTCAAGATTAATCTTGCTAAACTATCTACGATACCGACGGGATTACCAGTGGCAGAAGCCTGATATTATCGTCGCCGTTCCATTACATCCTAAGCGTTATCGGCAACGTGGCTTTAATCAAAGCGATCTTCTCGCCAGACGGCTAGCGCGTTGGCTCGCTTGTGAATATAGGCCTAACGCCATACGTTGTAAGAAATTAACTGCGACCCAACATACCCTCGATAAAGCGAGCCGACAACGTAACCTTGGCCAAGTGTACGATGTTACCACTAGTCTCTATGGTAAACATGTTGCGCTCGTGGATGATGTGCTGACGACTGGCGCAACAGCTCGAGAAATCGTTAGACTCTTGCAGCGACAGCAGGTCGCTAGCGTACAAGTATGGTGCCTGTGCCGTACCTTGTAG